The following coding sequences are from one Geothrix sp. window:
- a CDS encoding DUF1570 domain-containing protein yields the protein MFAIRPIHLGLALAALLQGTVLQAGRKESWVEVKSPHFVAYSDAGEAEAKKALTGFEGIRSVFGTIFPEVRVDPPKPMVIFVVEDEASMKRLLPKPFEGKDPKRPAGMFYQREDRNYAILRLDVSHQSDQPYFVLFHEYTHSIVHQNFPALPTWLDEGLADFYGATEIRSEHVYLGRIPVGRLAQLRNQARLPLETLFTVTHDSPHYQEGEKSGLFYAQSWAFVHYLFMDDQALKAGLFRNYLKAASGGADPLAAARAGFGDLGQLQGALTSYSQRSRFGFWDFPLTVKLTDRDFQVRVLDEAGSWVARAEFLMDTGEELLARPLLDQAVAAAAQRPEVQVALGRAMVLRGETGKAEAAYREALRLGTQDFRAPFRLAQLARERDSRDSAEIIAWLEMAQRLRPDFPGTHMALCQQYSWSPRDPDKALQAGRKAVELEPQNLSSLFNLGVACMNLGLEKEAEEVGHQLAGFAMTQVERRMAATYAASLDRFRAQRNARSNEPLVPGLVDAKELPVRPVPLEPLKFSLPSHLASLGREVTDLVGEGRTDEAMRKVEKALAGTKQAYDRRVLGSLLETLRKRAAMAKAPAGPLSPPGAGPSIPPAQPGVKPLKFWLPDSLADLSREVQAAVMQGRLDEAIQMVQAAIPKAKGPYEKPSLKALLDHLKGRKAGY from the coding sequence ATGTTCGCGATCCGACCCATCCACCTGGGGCTGGCGCTTGCGGCCCTCCTCCAAGGAACCGTCCTTCAAGCAGGGCGGAAGGAATCCTGGGTGGAGGTGAAGTCCCCCCATTTCGTGGCCTACAGCGATGCGGGCGAGGCGGAAGCCAAGAAGGCGCTGACGGGCTTCGAGGGGATCCGCAGCGTCTTCGGCACGATCTTCCCGGAGGTGCGGGTGGACCCGCCCAAGCCGATGGTCATCTTCGTGGTCGAGGATGAGGCCTCCATGAAGCGGCTGCTTCCCAAGCCCTTCGAGGGCAAGGATCCCAAACGGCCTGCGGGCATGTTCTACCAGAGGGAGGACCGCAATTACGCGATCCTCCGGCTCGATGTCAGCCATCAGTCGGACCAGCCCTATTTCGTCCTGTTCCACGAGTACACCCACAGCATCGTCCACCAGAACTTCCCCGCGCTGCCCACCTGGCTGGATGAAGGCCTGGCGGATTTCTACGGGGCCACGGAAATCCGGTCCGAGCATGTCTACCTCGGCCGGATCCCCGTGGGCCGGCTGGCCCAGCTCCGCAACCAGGCCCGGCTCCCCCTCGAGACGCTCTTCACGGTCACCCACGACTCCCCCCACTACCAGGAAGGGGAGAAGTCGGGCCTCTTCTATGCGCAGAGCTGGGCTTTCGTGCACTACCTGTTCATGGATGACCAGGCGCTGAAGGCCGGGTTGTTCCGGAACTACCTCAAGGCCGCGTCGGGAGGCGCAGATCCCCTGGCTGCGGCCCGTGCCGGGTTCGGGGACCTGGGCCAGCTGCAGGGAGCCCTCACCAGCTACTCTCAGCGGTCCCGGTTCGGGTTCTGGGACTTCCCGCTCACCGTGAAATTGACGGACCGGGACTTCCAGGTCCGTGTGCTCGACGAGGCGGGCTCCTGGGTGGCCCGGGCGGAATTCCTCATGGACACGGGCGAGGAGCTGCTCGCCCGTCCGCTGCTCGATCAGGCCGTGGCCGCGGCGGCCCAGCGACCCGAGGTCCAGGTGGCCCTGGGGCGGGCCATGGTCCTCCGGGGGGAGACTGGAAAGGCTGAGGCCGCCTATCGGGAGGCCCTGCGGCTCGGCACCCAGGATTTCCGCGCCCCCTTCCGCCTGGCCCAGCTCGCGCGGGAGCGCGACAGCCGCGATTCGGCGGAGATCATCGCCTGGCTTGAGATGGCGCAGCGCCTCCGCCCGGACTTTCCGGGCACACACATGGCGCTCTGCCAGCAGTATTCCTGGAGCCCCAGGGACCCGGACAAAGCGCTCCAGGCAGGCAGGAAGGCCGTGGAACTGGAGCCGCAGAACCTGTCCAGCCTGTTCAACCTGGGGGTTGCCTGCATGAACCTCGGACTCGAGAAGGAGGCCGAGGAGGTGGGCCATCAACTGGCGGGCTTCGCCATGACCCAGGTCGAAAGGCGCATGGCTGCGACCTATGCCGCATCGCTGGACCGGTTCCGGGCCCAGCGGAACGCCCGCAGCAACGAGCCCCTGGTCCCCGGCCTGGTGGATGCCAAGGAGCTCCCCGTGCGTCCGGTACCCCTCGAGCCCCTGAAGTTCAGCCTGCCCTCCCACCTGGCGTCCCTGGGGCGTGAGGTGACGGACCTGGTGGGTGAAGGCAGGACCGATGAGGCCATGCGGAAGGTGGAAAAGGCCCTCGCGGGGACGAAGCAGGCCTACGACCGTCGTGTCCTTGGATCTCTGCTGGAAACCCTGCGGAAGCGCGCCGCGATGGCGAAGGCGCCCGCCGGCCCCCTGTCGCCACCCGGGGCCGGCCCCTCCATCCCGCCGGCCCAGCCGGGCGTCAAGCCCCTGAAATTCTGGCTGCCGGACTCCCTGGCCGACCTGAGCCGGGAGGTGCAGGCCGCGGTGATGCAGGGACGGCTGGACGAGGCGATCCAGATGGTCCAGGCGGCCATCCCCAAGGCCAAGGGCCCCTACGAAAAACCTTCCCTCAAGGCCCTGCTGGATCACCTCAAGGGCAGGAAGGCCGGGTATTGA
- the glyS gene encoding glycine--tRNA ligase subunit beta, which yields MSATRTFLLELHCEEIPARFLEPLSEELASKLNLFVAQTIGSSIQRREPNGPTWPPTVFTPFPEGVNPSALFSYCYSPRKLAWLIEFLPIEQPDQTETQVGPPQRMCVDETGKPTIQGEKFAEKWGVPFSDVRFEQPAGKKEPCAVVTLTKQGRPTAELLAEALPGLIASLHVPKAMRWGKSDFEFVRPIRNILCLFGEEVVPITVDGVTATNTTWGHRLYHRQHPAPVTIARPEAYEAALEAAGVVVSVDVRRARIAQQLDALAAEAGGRVVADAELLDTLAEIVEFPKIVRGDFPANFLELPKEVLVTSLREHQKSFCIEKADGELLPCFLTAANRTDDPAGYVKAGNEWVLKARLYDARFFFAEDRKHPLSDRLEKLQALTFQRDLGSYHAKTGRVVALVKAIASRLSNDEEHINRALEAARMAKCDLRTLMVGEFPELQGIMGGEYLKHEGAHEDVWKAVKEHYRPIGADDAIPGTPMGCLLSLCDKLDTVVGCFAVGLIPSGSKDPLALRRAGQGIVRILWEQGWALTPTDLIQASLNTVGPKATKPVAETTEALLAFFKDRVAYQLELAGYAGSVRRSALAAGWEDLADLKARCEALSAFAEDARFASLAQSAKRIGNILKDEEPAESLEGGLLAQAEEKVLAERLVWLEGTADRKALLAELAELAEPLEAFFSAVMVKCEDPALRAARLSLLHRLRLSFLRVADFSLWQ from the coding sequence GTGAGCGCCACCCGCACCTTCCTGCTGGAGCTGCACTGCGAGGAGATCCCGGCGCGGTTCCTGGAGCCGTTGAGCGAAGAACTCGCAAGCAAACTCAACTTGTTCGTTGCTCAAACCATCGGTTCTTCGATCCAACGTCGGGAACCGAATGGCCCTACCTGGCCTCCGACCGTGTTTACCCCCTTCCCAGAAGGGGTGAATCCCTCCGCGCTGTTCAGCTATTGCTACTCCCCGAGGAAATTGGCTTGGTTGATCGAGTTCCTCCCAATCGAGCAGCCCGATCAGACCGAAACCCAGGTGGGCCCGCCTCAGCGCATGTGCGTGGACGAAACAGGCAAGCCCACCATCCAGGGGGAGAAGTTCGCCGAGAAATGGGGCGTGCCGTTTTCGGACGTGCGTTTCGAACAGCCTGCCGGCAAGAAGGAACCCTGTGCGGTGGTGACGCTCACGAAGCAGGGGCGGCCCACCGCCGAGCTGCTGGCGGAGGCCCTGCCTGGGCTCATCGCCAGCCTGCACGTGCCCAAGGCCATGCGCTGGGGCAAGTCGGACTTCGAGTTCGTCCGCCCCATCCGCAACATCCTCTGCCTCTTCGGTGAGGAGGTCGTTCCCATCACCGTGGATGGCGTCACCGCCACGAACACGACCTGGGGTCATCGCCTCTACCACCGCCAGCACCCGGCGCCGGTGACAATCGCTAGGCCGGAGGCCTACGAAGCCGCCCTCGAAGCTGCGGGCGTGGTGGTCAGCGTGGACGTCCGCCGCGCCCGCATCGCCCAGCAGCTGGACGCCCTGGCCGCCGAGGCCGGGGGTCGCGTGGTGGCCGACGCCGAGCTGCTGGACACCCTGGCCGAGATCGTGGAGTTCCCCAAGATCGTGCGCGGTGACTTCCCCGCGAACTTCCTCGAACTGCCCAAGGAGGTGCTGGTCACGAGCCTCCGCGAGCACCAGAAGAGCTTCTGCATCGAGAAGGCGGATGGCGAACTGCTGCCCTGCTTCCTCACCGCCGCCAACCGCACCGACGATCCTGCGGGCTATGTGAAGGCCGGCAACGAGTGGGTGCTGAAGGCGCGGCTCTACGACGCGCGGTTCTTCTTCGCCGAGGACCGCAAACACCCCCTGTCCGACCGGCTGGAGAAGCTGCAGGCCCTCACCTTCCAGCGCGACCTGGGCAGCTACCACGCCAAGACCGGCCGCGTCGTGGCCCTGGTCAAGGCCATCGCCTCGCGTCTCTCCAACGACGAGGAACACATCAACCGCGCCCTGGAGGCCGCCCGCATGGCCAAGTGCGACCTGCGGACGCTCATGGTCGGGGAGTTCCCCGAGCTGCAGGGCATCATGGGCGGCGAATACCTCAAGCACGAGGGCGCCCACGAGGACGTCTGGAAGGCCGTGAAGGAGCACTACCGGCCCATCGGCGCCGACGATGCCATCCCCGGCACGCCCATGGGTTGTCTGCTCTCCCTGTGCGACAAGCTCGACACCGTCGTGGGCTGCTTCGCCGTGGGCCTCATCCCCAGCGGCTCGAAGGATCCCCTCGCCCTGCGCCGCGCGGGCCAGGGCATCGTGCGTATCTTGTGGGAGCAGGGCTGGGCGCTGACGCCCACCGACCTCATCCAGGCTTCGCTAAACACCGTGGGCCCCAAGGCCACCAAACCCGTTGCCGAGACCACGGAAGCCCTGCTGGCCTTCTTCAAGGACCGCGTGGCCTACCAGCTGGAGCTGGCCGGCTATGCCGGCTCCGTGCGCCGTTCAGCCCTGGCTGCGGGCTGGGAGGATCTGGCGGATCTGAAGGCCCGCTGCGAAGCGCTCTCGGCCTTCGCCGAGGATGCCCGCTTCGCCTCCCTGGCGCAGAGCGCCAAACGCATCGGCAACATCCTGAAAGACGAGGAACCTGCCGAGAGCCTCGAGGGCGGCCTGCTGGCGCAGGCCGAGGAAAAGGTGCTGGCGGAACGACTGGTCTGGCTGGAAGGCACAGCGGATCGGAAGGCACTGCTGGCCGAATTGGCCGAATTGGCCGAACCCCTGGAAGCCTTCTTCAGCGCCGTCATGGTGAAGTGCGAGGATCCGGCCCTCCGCGCCGCCCGCCTCAGCCTCCTCCACCGGCTGAGGCTGTCCTTCCTGCGCGTGGCGGACTTCAGCCTCTGGCAGTAG
- a CDS encoding glycine--tRNA ligase subunit alpha: MHIQELILRLQRFWADRGCLIGQPYDLEKGAGTMNPLTFFGALGAKPWNVAYVEPSRRPADGRYGENPFRVYKHLQFQVILKPSPAKVQDMYIESLEALGIDFSKHDLRFEEDNWESPSLGAWGVGWQVVLDGMEISQFTYFQQVGGLDCRPVSAELTYGIERICMFLGGYDNIFDLVHGEVKTDDGVFPVTYGQMRQREEFELSAYSFEHADLDLHRALFESFEKEGWRLLKDHGHFLSAYEQALKMSHTFNVLDARGAVSTTERPGIIKRVRDLASACAKAYLEHEEGAPAPAEAVKGGAK; the protein is encoded by the coding sequence ATGCACATCCAGGAACTCATCCTCCGCCTGCAGCGGTTCTGGGCCGACCGGGGCTGCCTCATCGGCCAGCCCTACGACCTGGAGAAGGGTGCGGGCACCATGAACCCGCTCACCTTCTTCGGCGCGCTGGGTGCGAAGCCCTGGAACGTGGCATACGTGGAGCCCAGCCGCCGCCCCGCGGATGGCCGCTACGGGGAGAACCCCTTCCGCGTCTACAAGCACCTCCAGTTCCAGGTGATCCTCAAGCCCAGTCCCGCCAAGGTGCAGGACATGTACATCGAGAGCCTGGAGGCCCTCGGCATCGACTTCTCCAAGCACGACCTGCGCTTCGAGGAGGACAACTGGGAGTCGCCGTCGCTGGGCGCCTGGGGCGTGGGCTGGCAGGTGGTGCTGGACGGCATGGAGATCAGCCAGTTCACCTACTTCCAGCAGGTGGGCGGCCTGGACTGCCGGCCCGTGAGCGCCGAGCTGACCTACGGCATCGAGCGCATCTGCATGTTCCTGGGCGGCTACGACAACATCTTCGACCTGGTGCACGGCGAGGTGAAGACCGATGACGGCGTCTTCCCGGTCACCTACGGCCAGATGCGTCAGCGCGAGGAGTTCGAGCTGAGCGCCTACAGCTTCGAGCACGCGGACCTGGACCTCCACCGCGCCCTGTTCGAGTCCTTCGAGAAGGAGGGCTGGCGTCTGCTCAAGGACCACGGCCACTTCCTCAGCGCCTACGAGCAGGCCCTCAAGATGAGCCACACCTTCAACGTGCTCGACGCCCGCGGCGCCGTGAGCACCACCGAGCGCCCCGGCATCATCAAGCGCGTGCGCGACCTGGCCAGCGCCTGCGCCAAGGCCTACCTGGAGCACGAGGAGGGCGCCCCCGCACCTGCGGAAGCCGTGAAGGGAGGTGCGAAGTGA
- a CDS encoding GNAT family N-acetyltransferase, translating into MVIRTALPTEAQALALLGERLWRETYTGLIPQANLELHLAETFGLVQQTGELVDPANWTLVVDVDGAPLGYALLRAHGPKVATAAVPFERPLEVARFYVDRTLHGRGAAQALMAEVLARAGAAGHDGVWLQVWEQNPRAIRFYAKVGFIDAGDATYRIGEQVDRDRLLVQALTA; encoded by the coding sequence ATGGTGATCCGCACAGCCCTTCCGACCGAAGCCCAGGCGCTAGCGCTCCTGGGAGAGCGCCTGTGGCGCGAGACCTACACGGGGCTGATTCCACAGGCGAACCTGGAGCTGCACCTGGCGGAGACCTTCGGGCTGGTGCAGCAGACCGGGGAGCTGGTGGATCCCGCCAACTGGACCCTGGTGGTCGACGTCGACGGCGCACCCCTGGGCTACGCCCTGCTGCGGGCCCACGGGCCCAAGGTGGCCACCGCCGCGGTGCCCTTCGAACGACCGCTTGAAGTGGCCCGCTTCTACGTGGATCGCACCCTGCATGGCCGCGGCGCAGCCCAGGCGCTGATGGCGGAAGTGCTCGCACGGGCCGGGGCCGCGGGGCACGACGGCGTCTGGCTGCAGGTCTGGGAGCAGAATCCCCGCGCCATCCGCTTCTACGCCAAGGTCGGCTTCATCGATGCGGGCGACGCCACCTACCGCATCGGCGAACAGGTGGACCGGGACCGGCTGCTGGTGCAGGCGCTGACGGCGTAG